The genomic window GAGCTGTACAGGATAGTGTTTCACAGATGCGTCGACTTGGTAGAATAAGTCATGTGTCCCAGCAGGGGCATCTCATACTCAGAACTGAGAAGTCGCCGCCGATTGGCGCCAAGGTAGTCGACAAGAAGGTGAAACCGGTCGGCACGATCATCGATGTCTTTGGGCCGGTCAAGGAACCATATGTTTCGATAAGTCCTGTGAAGGGTGTTGATACTGAAAGCATTGTTGACCAAGTAGTCTACATCTACAAGA from Candidatus Thorarchaeota archaeon includes these protein-coding regions:
- a CDS encoding H/ACA RNA-protein complex protein Gar1, producing the protein MRRLGRISHVSQQGHLILRTEKSPPIGAKVVDKKVKPVGTIIDVFGPVKEPYVSISPVKGVDTESIVDQVVYIYKKPEKDAKR